One window of Heptranchias perlo isolate sHepPer1 chromosome 15, sHepPer1.hap1, whole genome shotgun sequence genomic DNA carries:
- the LOC137332875 gene encoding probable G-protein coupled receptor 174: MMSVNASDLCPNEHWDDELFLYAVVYGIIVIPGFFGNSVALWVLAGNIKREKKAVIFMINLAFADLAHMLSLPLRIFYYITHSWPFGKFMCLFCFYLKFVNMYASILFLVCISVQRCVFLIYPFRYRSWRRRYDVALSVIGWVVVTIMCLPFPIMRNTGSFNSSLCFADLPMKQVNLGSSIFMLTAAELLGFLGPIIIIITCTWKTVQSLQEKRNDRGGTRALNLLLMCATVFLVCFAPYHILFLLNQLRVLNFITDCSMRKNILILHSVTLCVASINACLDPIIYYFVTSEFREQLSRTGSFLVRSRQLSRESTSSR, translated from the coding sequence ATGATGTCAGTCAATGCATCTGACCTGTGTCCAAATGAACACTGGGATGACGAGCTCTTCCTGTACGCGGTTGTCTATGGAATAATCGTCATTCCTGGCTTCTTCGGCAATAGTGTGGCCTTATGGGTTTTAGCTGGGAACATCAAAAGGGAGAAGAAGGCGGTGATATTCATGATAAACCTGGCCTTTGCTGACCTGGCACACATGCTGTCTTTGCCCCTGAGGATCTTTTACTACATAACTCATAGCTGGCCGTTTGGAAAATTCATGTGCTTGTTCTGTTTCTACCTAAAGTTTGTCAACATGTATGCAAGCATCTTGTTTTTGGTGTGCATCAGCGTCCAGCGCTGTGTGTTCCTTATCTACCCCTTCAGATACAGGAGCTGGAGACGCAGGTACGACGTAGCCCTGAGTGTTATCGGATGGGTGGTCGTCACCATCATGTGCCTGCCATTCCCCATCATGCGGAACACAGGCTCGTTCAACAGCTCGCTCTGTTTTGCAGACCTCCCCATGAAGCAAGTCAATCTGGGATCTTCCATATTTATGCTCACAGCGGCAGAGCTCCTGGGCTTTTTGgggcccatcatcatcatcatcacctgtACCTGGAAAACTGTGCAATCTTTACAGGAGAAGCGCAACGACAGAGGCGGAACGAGGGCTTTAAACCTGCTCCTGATGTGTGCGACGGTGTTCCTGGTTTGCTTCGCCCCTTATCATATACTCTTCCTTCTGAACCAGCTGAGAGTGCTAAACTTCATTACGGACTGCTCCATGCGGAAGAATATCCTGATCCTGCACTCAGTGACACTGTGCGTGGCCAGCATAAATGCCTGCTTGGATCCGATCATATACTATTTTGTCACCTCCGAGTTCAGAGAGCAGCTGTCACGGACAGGAAGCTTCCTTGTGCGGAGTCGCCAATTGAGCAGGGAAAGCACCTCAAGTCGGTGA